ACTTTTTCTTCCCCCTACTTCAAGCTGTGACAACCAGGAAGATCTGGGGTCATTTTTAAGTCAACAGGTAATTGACCACCAGGATTTAAGTCCCAAATTGTCCAGCTCTGGAGCATGCCTCTGAGCAAACAAGGTCCCCTCTACCCATCTGCAGGCCTGACCCCTGGGAATCCTGGTTGCGACATGGAGGAGGATAAAGAAATGGCAGGGAAAGGGATATAAATCTTGCTTTTCTAAGATGAAGTCGTGTGTTATAAATCTAAAACCATCTGGGCCACATGAGATTATACTGATGATTAAAACTTCAGTTTACTTTCTTCACACCACACTGACATGGCTGGCAACCCTGTCTTTGCTGGAGATTAGGGTTTTAGGGTTTCAGGGTTTCAGGGTTTGAGAACTCCTGCCCTGACATAGACAGACTTGTCAGACGTCAAATATACTGACTTGTGATGGAAGCAGAAGTGAAGATCTTCAGGAGAGCAGACCAGACTCTAACCCAGAATAAACAAGCTCTCACTTGGGGCCCttgggaggagctgggaggcTCAGGTTTGTTGCTGACGATACACTCCATCCACTGGGTCTCCAGTCTACGCTGGCCCTAAGTTCAAAGGCAGACCCCTTCAGAATTCACTTCAGAACAAGTGAACTTTCTACTAAGCCAGCATTTACCCTTTCACCTCTGTACTCAAGTCCCTTTCCCCAAGATGACTGCCTCTCCTGCCCAGGGCAGGGGCACACATCAGCTGGGTGGAAGTGGGCTCTCACGCTCTCGCACTGTCTTGGGCCACTCTGGTTTTCCTTTATTGGTGCcttgtctctgcctctgtttctggCTCGGGTTTTTTATTTGTGCCTCCCTAGAAACGTCTCAGTCTTGCTCACTGACCACACAGGGACTACGGCTCccttttctcctgctttctccagCACTGCCCTGGGAACTGCCCCAGACTCTTCCAGCATACTGTACAGTAGGAATGGGGAGAAGCCAATCATGAAACTTAAATCACTGAACACCTGTGGAGAACCTGAGCTGAGCTCTGCGTGTGGCACAGGCGCCTGTTGTCAGCCACACATGTCCACACGCTGTGGCTGAGCCACATCCTACATCCACAGGAGCAGAATCAGCACTTTCCGAGCACTTCCTGTGTACCAGGCATCTTGACAGACTTGTCCTCACCACAGTCCTATGGGCAGGTTCTCTGAGTagccccatttaacagatgatgAATGGATGCTCAGGGAGGTAAATACCTTGCTCCAGATGGCTGAGCTGACTAGTGGAAGATCTTTACCTCAAAGCCAGGTCTGCCTGATGCTCGACCACCATACTGTAATGCCTTCCACTGGCAGAGGAGTCAGACTGGAGTCCTCCACCTGGAATTGACACCCATTATTCTAAATGTCTTCATCCTgtagcacccctcccccacttttttttcttaacagagAGGTAGCCTCAggacagcaggtggttctagctTGTTCTGCTCTGAAGAAAATGTACAGAGACATCTTAATACGAGGAAAAGAAGGTGCCCCTCTGAAGCGTGACGAgtcagggaaagaagaaaagccgGCTGAGCTGCAGCTCCTTGTGGTCCACCTGAGCGGGTCATTTGAGGTCATCTCTGGACGCTTACTCAAAAGAAAAGGACATTTTATGCCCCCTGAGTTACTGCAGTCCCAGTTTGATACTCTGGAGCCCCCATCAGCTCCAGAAAATTTCATCCAAGTCAGTGTAGAGAAAAATCTTGCAGAGATAATTGCTACAATTATGGAAActctaaaatgaaatgagaatcCTTTCCTATCAGTGGTCCAGAACAGAATTAAGCATAAATCTCTATCCCATGCCAAACCATGTTCCTGTATCCTTGTAGATACTGTATTCTAAATTCTTCTTAAGGTGAACAAACCGCAATGTGTTGAAATATGCGTGTTTGGGTGTGTTTTTAGGAATCTGCGATACTGTTGTCAT
The window above is part of the Equus caballus isolate H_3958 breed thoroughbred chromosome 23, TB-T2T, whole genome shotgun sequence genome. Proteins encoded here:
- the IDNK gene encoding probable gluconokinase isoform X1, whose protein sequence is MEGGQLAGEGQSFEHPCPLHRSTVGALLASQLGWKFYDADDYHSEENRMKMAKGIPLNDQDRIPWLCSLHDILVREVASGQQVVLACSALKKMYRDILIRGKEGAPLKRDESGKEEKPAELQLLVVHLSGSFEVISGRLLKRKGHFMPPELLQSQFDTLEPPSAPENFIQVSVEKNLAEIIATIMETLK
- the IDNK gene encoding probable gluconokinase isoform X6 — protein: MERLERQPEDRIPWLCSLHDILVREVASGQQVVLACSALKKMYRDILIRGKEGAPLKRDESGKEEKPAELQLLVVHLSGSFEVISGRLLKRKGHFMPPELLQSQFDTLEPPSAPENFIQVSVEKNLAEIIATIMETLK
- the IDNK gene encoding probable gluconokinase isoform X3, whose product is MERLERQPEIDRGRPAGIPGWKFYDADDYHSEENRMKMAKGIPLNDQDRIPWLCSLHDILVREVASGQQVVLACSALKKMYRDILIRGKEGAPLKRDESGKEEKPAELQLLVVHLSGSFEVISGRLLKRKGHFMPPELLQSQFDTLEPPSAPENFIQVSVEKNLAEIIATIMETLK
- the IDNK gene encoding probable gluconokinase isoform X4 encodes the protein MERLERQPELGWKFYDADDYHSEENRMKMAKGIPLNDQDRIPWLCSLHDILVREVASGQQVVLACSALKKMYRDILIRGKEGAPLKRDESGKEEKPAELQLLVVHLSGSFEVISGRLLKRKGHFMPPELLQSQFDTLEPPSAPENFIQVSVEKNLAEIIATIMETLK
- the IDNK gene encoding probable gluconokinase isoform X5, whose product is MKMAKGIPLNDQDRIPWLCSLHDILVREVASGQQVVLACSALKKMYRDILIRGKEGAPLKRDESGKEEKPAELQLLVVHLSGSFEVISGRLLKRKGHFMPPELLQSQFDTLEPPSAPENFIQVSVEKNLAEIIATIMETLK
- the IDNK gene encoding probable gluconokinase isoform X2 — translated: MAAPGVLLVMGVSGSGKSTVGALLASQLGWKFYDADDYHSEENRMKMAKGIPLNDQDRIPWLCSLHDILVREVASGQQVVLACSALKKMYRDILIRGKEGAPLKRDESGKEEKPAELQLLVVHLSGSFEVISGRLLKRKGHFMPPELLQSQFDTLEPPSAPENFIQVSVEKNLAEIIATIMETLK